A portion of the Chryseobacterium tructae genome contains these proteins:
- a CDS encoding DUF4180 domain-containing protein, with amino-acid sequence MVIKPHNVGNRQIAEVTSYQIIIQSAEDALDLMGNIYYQGFDKVVLYEKNITPAFFDLRTKIAGEILQKFSNYRIGLAIVGDFNKYESKSMRDFIFESNKTGHVNFVETLEEALTHFSN; translated from the coding sequence ATGGTGATCAAACCGCACAATGTCGGAAACAGGCAAATCGCAGAAGTAACTTCATATCAAATCATTATCCAATCAGCAGAAGACGCATTAGATCTTATGGGAAACATCTATTATCAAGGATTTGATAAAGTAGTTCTCTATGAAAAAAATATTACTCCGGCCTTTTTTGACCTGAGGACTAAAATAGCTGGAGAAATTCTGCAAAAATTTTCAAATTACCGCATTGGATTAGCTATTGTTGGCGATTTTAATAAATACGAAAGCAAAAGCATGAGGGATTTCATCTTTGAAAGTAATAAAACCGGGCATGTCAATTTTGTAGAAACGTTGGAAGAGGCGTTGACTCATTTTTCAAACTAG